The Misgurnus anguillicaudatus chromosome 23, ASM2758022v2, whole genome shotgun sequence sequence gtatcagtgcagtCAATGTGGAAAAACCTTTAAGAATTCAGGTGCATTAAAATCACACCAGAATATTCACTCTGAGGAGAAACGCTAtcagtgttcacactgtgataaagGTTTCAGTCAGAAATATAATCTGATTATCcatgagagaattcacactggagaaaaaccttacgtctgctctcactgtggaaagagcttctctgattcaagtacttttaaagttcatcagagagttcatacaggaGAAAAACCATACAAGTGTCCTCACTGTGAAAAGAGATTTAGACAAAACCAGAATCTGAGGACACATTTGTATATACACACCAATGAAACaccgtatcagtgcagtgaATGTGACAAAACCTTCAAGGATTCACGTTCACTAAAAAAACATCAGAATATTCACTCTGAGGAGAAACTCTAtcagtgttcacactgtgataaagGTTTCGGTCTGAAATATCTTCTGATTatccatgagagagttcacactggagagaaaccatacgagtgtcctcactgtgagaagagattCAGCCGAAAACATCATCTGAagtcacatatgcttaaacacacCAATGAAagaccgtatcagtgcagtCAATGTGACAAAACGTTTAAGGATTCACGTTCACTAAAAAGACATCAGAATATTCACTCTGAGGAGAAACTCTAtcagtgttcacactgtgataaagGTTTCTGTCATAAATCTAGTCTGATAatccatgagagagttcacactggacaAAAACCTTACTTCTGCTCTCACTGTGAAAAGAGCTTCACTCATCCAAGTAGTTTTGAAgctcatcagagagttcatacaggagagaaaccttacatctgctctcaatgtggaaagagcttcactaatctaagtcattttaaagttcatcagagaattcatacaggagagaaaccttacatctgctctcaatgtggaaagagcttcaataatctaagtcattttaaagttcatctgagaattcatacaggagagaaaccttacgtctgctctcacTGTGGTAAGAGATTTAAAAATTCAACTGAGCTCAgagttcatcagagagttcacactggagagaaacctcatcactgtactgtttgtggaaagagttttagtTATCGTCAAAGTTTAGTGAGACACctgagaactcatacaggtgaaaaaccttacaaatgttcCCAGTGTGAGAAGACTTTTACTAACCCAGATTCCTTAAAAGCCCATTTGAGAGTTCATACGTGAGAGAAACCTTacgggccctatcatacacccagaGCAATGGGCAACGCAAGTGCTCTTCACTAGTTTCAACCCATCGCAATGATCAATTTCACATTTAGTGCCGCgttgtttaaaaagcaaatgcatttgcgcacaattttgcacccatgggcgttctggtctgaaaatgagccATGTGAACTTCAGGCACATTcttggtgcgttgctattttgaggcaactaaaatagactacaccattgaccaactaaaacctggtttaaagtcaatggcgcaatattgtttttgttatttaatgagcgtgtTAGTAATACGGCACAGTGcgtgtttgcttatcacaccCGTGGATGCGCAGCAGGACACAACCCTTTTATAATATGAAaagttaaaggattaaaatgtaaaagattattattgagtctcttggacttaaatgaggaccgattatgagatgttagaaggtGTAAAGAGCTGCTTGACCTGTAGCTTGGTAAGaaattgttttgctttaaacacatacttctgttttaaaatgttttttaaatgctacctcacgaatttgtacctgtggatatggtgagataagaaacatttttaagtaatgctttaaaaaaaacatggcgctgtccgagtgctgaaactgTTCTCTgcacatttgtaaattctttatcttctgtttgttacaaataaagtatttttaaagtacaaaccttttcttgcatatctGCAGATTTTATTACACTGATTTTGTAAGATATctgtcacagggtgacttagGGGGAAACCAAAAATAGAGaggagaggttccgcccggagcAATTTTTTTCTAAACCCCCGTTTACTTCCTGGGTTTCCATGGCAGCGAAATTAGGTCAGATTCATCACAGGTGTGCAAAGGAGGCAGCAATTATTGACTGAGCGGGCGATATGATTAATGCAGATTTAAAAGACGGGCTGAAGAAGCAGAAGCGGTCGATTTCGGGCGAGTGAACTTCCGCCTTGGGCAACTCAGCAAACACCCGCCTCCGAAGAGTTCGCAGGCCCCACTGATCCGGCGACCGCTAGAAAACGGGCGGAAAGACTGCGGGGCTGGTCCGGGCGAAAGGACGGCGTGGTCGTGTGAAGGAAGTTCAGTTGTTGGGCTCGTTTGCTGCTTTTTTGGTGCGCTTGCTGTTGGGCTGTTTTTCCTCTCAGGCTGAAGCTGGCGTGGCTGTGTGGGACGAAGAAAACCATAGTGGCTGGAAGACGATTGGAGATTACTGGAAACTGAAACGAAACAAAAGGAGAAGCGGAGTTTAGCGTGAGTGTTTGCCATACTGAGGATATTGTGGCATAAGTGAAATCGCTGTGCAACCCTGTTGGGGGAAGAAACGCCTCGTTCTGTGTGGCCGGAAATAATCGCCTGTGTGGATCAAAGAGGAGAACATTAGAGAAGATCTTACAGTGATTGTGAGTATGAAACATTGAGTTTGGGACACACTGTATACTAACCTGTTTTGTAGCAAACGACTCCGGGAAAAGGAggacggccctacccctgaacagtgtggtgggtgagccggagGAGGACAAACTGGGGCTATCACAGCGACGTGAATGCTGACTGGGCCGTGCTAAACACGTCTAACGGACTCCGGCGAAGTGGAGGAAGACGGGGCGTCCTAGATGTTCACTTTGAGTGCGGTGGGTGAGTCTGTGTTGTTGTGGAAACTTCACTTTGACGTGGTGCTGTGTACTGCTGTGTGTGTATTGTCAGAAAACCCCCGCCTTCGCTAACCTCGCCATGGAAGAACGAAAAGGCTGCAGGTCTCAGTTGTTATTACCTGGCCTATGCTGTGAGCGAGCTCTGGATGTGCAGTATtactgtggagagagagaaagagaacgaggaAACCCTACCTGcaccgtacttactgtacgttgTCCCAagtggagaggtgagagaaaccaccAGTCTGAGTTTATGATATTTTTGGCCCAGCGCGCAGactgtagagagagagagagagagagagagagagagagagagagagaggaaccCGCAGCGTGtggagaggaagagagagaaagagaacgaggaAACCCTACCTGcaccgtacttactgtacgaCGTCCCAagtggagaggtgagagaaaccaccAGTCTGAATAACCGATCTTTGTGGCCCAGCCCGCAgcctgtagagagagagagagagagagagagagagagagagagagagagcaacccGCAGCCTGtggagaggaagagagagaaagagaactaGGAAACCCTACCTGTACCGTACTTACTGTATGTCGTCCCAagtggagaggtgagagaaaaccagCAGTCTGAATAACCGATCTTTGTGTCCCAGCCCGcagcctgtggagagaaagagagagaaagagcacgAGGAAACCCTACCTGTACCGTACTATTGTACGTCGTCCCAAGTGGAGAAACAAGCGAGCGTGAAGTGCCATCTCCACAATATGCCATGAGACTAAGGACTGAGATcccttttttttaagtatatttccCCCTAagagattttaatatttaataaaagttgTCAAATTTTAATACTTTGTCGGTCTGGTCGttggggtgttttgggacctccttGGGGTGGAACTAGGAGGAGCATGACCCGCGACAGTGGCGGTCCgcttctccgacctgtgacatatccatacatttacatcaaataaaagcctgctattttacttccgtgactgaaagaaaaaggcttttaaaggtttaaatctaaaaaaaaaacaatttagatACAAATgaaatcaatcttaaactggtggccTTCTTCTTCTTTAGTTTTTCGGTTTACAAATTCCACTTTCTAAATCGAGATAAGGCATGACGCCaacgcaacttgcttttaaaggggatgagagctgagactctcattggttaactgcacgttatgcccaaaacacatccattacgagaataggaacgaCCCTTTTATACCATGCGCTTGGCGCATAAACTATTTTCCTTtctttaaattagcaaaagtggaatcagACATGCCCATTTAGACCTGCGtgcgtgcgctttagacaatgcgcttagattgcTAAAATAGGGTCCTACGTCTGCtcgatctgtggagagagattcACTAAGACCTCATCAGAAGAAACATACTGAAGAACAAACTGATCTGTGAAAAAGactttgggttgaaaataacacagcattttaaagtgtaaaactaataaataaaacaaatgactCTGCTGTACttacatttacaaatgttaTGTTATCAAGAGCCATTGTTTgtgttatgtatttattaaatgaTGTAACAAGCAAAACATGTCTCTTAAAGGATGAGATCTGATTTTATTCTAATAAATGATCAAATACTTGCTAAGAGAAAGAATTATATTTAGTTTAACATCTCCAGTAGATAGCAGTAGAGTCACACTGTGAATACATCTGAAGGATGCTTTGAAGGCAGCTCTGTTTCGTGCCCTTCATTTGGCAACTTTTAAAGGATGAACGAGCTGTGGGAGCATCAATCCCTGAATTGGGATCCGTCCATGGTTCCTTCTTCACAGCCttggctatcccaagattcaatACGCGCCTGTGACATCCGGGTATTTTGATATAAACATTCAGAACTGTAGTTGAATACaatttttgcaaatttaaaaagtttattgGCTGTTGAAAATGATGAGATTTGTTAACAGCAGGATGAGTGAATGAAGTGTTGAGCgtcttctctctccagtacagcaggaggcgctgcagctctttagtacacaaataaactcactaaagaaagaaagcgCGTGTGATTTGTTTGTGTATCCTCGTTGTTTTTCTCTCTAGAGTGGTTTATTGAGAGTAAACAAAGttttgtctctgtgtattttagtgttgatgatgagatggatgtgatgtgctgtaaatcagtaggaactgatctgtctatgctggatattgatgatttcgtcaaagaaatctctcagctgaagaaagaggtggcgttactggagatAAAGCTGAGGTTGGGAGGAGAGGGACTGAGTAGAGGGGTTTGTACAGCTTGGACATCCTTTGCCTGAATCGGACAACATCGAATCATTTTGGGgtctttctctgtgtgtttgtgctttgGCAGTCTGTTTCTCGGACATTATGGTCTGGATGTCAAAACAACTTTTAAACCTCAATGAAAGTAAACTGATGTATGTTGGACCCTTAGCTGTCTGTTAAATAAAGCCGTGTGCAGCTTATGTAAAGACATAACGTTAGGGCTCACAAGTTTCTTagcgttattttttttattgaatcagTCATATTCAACAGTTTTTTAACATTAGCCACGGgatgaagaaaaaaatattatttaaataaaaacatggaaatgcttACATACATTAATATATTTAACAACTTTCTTATCAGATTATACATTGGTTTTAGGTATTGCTTAACTTTTAATAGCAAAATTTAGAATAATGGTTTATAAtcactaatttaaaaaaataatattataatctgaaaaatataaattagcattcattcattcattcaactTGCAGGATTAATTGTTACAGCCATATGGGCAATTATAATGAAATCGATCTTGAAGAAGTTTGTTTTAATCCCAATATAAAGGAATTAAGGATAATCGACATTAATATTTCAATCAGTTTACCATTACGTATTATCtatatcagtgtttcccaatcctggtcctcgaggcccacctgacagaaagttttagatgtctccttatttaaaacacctgattcaacttatcaaTCTCCttcaaaaatggtaaacatgtctccataacgagctgatgagttaaatcaggtgtgtttaataaggagacatctactaaaactttctggcaggggggcctcgaggaccaggattgggaaccactgatctatatgaatataaccaGTTATGTGTATCAAAtaatttaccattttatatatatatatatatatatatgtatgtatatatggtGTGACCCTTACAAAAGTGATGTCATGTGTGTTTTTGCCTTAACACAAAACTATTGtgttacaaacctatataaTGCAGTGATGGCTGAGAGAGAGTCAGAGTGATCTTGCAGGATCTTCCCAGGACCACATTTTGGTTCTGAGAGGATTCAACAGGACGGCCTCGGCTTTCTATTTGTCCGgataataaaagtctatctcttgaaatcaaaacctaagactgaagatcgTTTCATTCGAGTAAAACATTCTCTAGTCCACTAAATTCTGGAAGTTAGCGGGACACTTGTTCCCTCACtaaaagcccattcatttttttccatagacttttggatcgTCGCTAAAAATAAACTTGTTTTGTCTAATGTGTATTTATGTGTAACGTGTATAACCAAACtaaacgtgtgtgtgtttgtgtgtgtgtgttgtgtcgTAAGGATGGGGTTCGTTGTGAATCTTCAGGGTATGTGACTGTTTGGAGCTCCAGTGAATgtctggattcagtgtggatgagCAGAGATCAGAGCCGCACACCACAGTCACTGCTGGACTTTAAACTATCTGAAGAGAcatccagacacacacaggacTCAGATCTCAGTCTGTCTTCACTCTCttatactgagtcaaagcccacagacactcaggacactacagtgtgtgacagtaaacagagcttacaggaggatcaaacctccacagagtctctggattctgtctgtaacgctggagaacagcagcagatcctgcagaccaaactcaagatgtgttcagttaatCCGATGGACAGCGGGAACCTGATGAGAAGAGAAACTACAGCAGATGAAGATCACACTGAGGAAGATGATGACAATCATGATGATTTTATTCCTTCAGGTGTGTTTCCTCTTTTACCTCATATGACATTGAGTTACACAAAATTGCTTATAAAATGGTCAAATTTCATTCAGCTTTTACAGCATGCAGGTTCATTTAGTCTGGATAGTACAAAAAAACAGATGGGTATATTTGCTCCTGGGCTTTTAAACCACCACTGGGTTAGCTCCCTCTTACATTCACTCACTTATACAGACTTACGTACACTCTCAATCCCTGCGCTCTTGTCACCGTGCGATGTCTTTTTctcaaaaagaaaaattttctaCGTTGTTCTGATGCAGCAATATATGTCTCGCTTAATGGTTGTTAGGATACACTGGTTGCTAGGTAGAGAATTTGCATACACCAATGATTATACATCAAGCCTCGAGTAAAACAAggccacccccatgtctctacaatgttctgatgcagagatataggtcTTGGTacatggttgctagggtactttCTTTGGTACAGGAGCAAACGCTAACGCTTAGCAGTCAATCAACGAGTATAATAACTAgtgctgtcaaaattaacgcgttaataagcATTAacgtaaattcattttaacaacattaattttattatcgtgcgattaacgcaacacacaatttctgtttgaccttGGGCCTGGCCCATTGTTGGATAAATTGAGACGCAGCCTACAGTAAATAGTAATTAAATGTCTAAAGTAATCTTTATATGTAAGTTTTTTTGAGAGATGTATCGTCCTAAATACAAACTAATACAAATAAAGCATGTCCATCCACTTGCACGTCTGAGATTTTGGtttcggttttaaaacatgGGTTGGAGGAATTGGAAAATAAAGTGCTGGACTTGTGTGGTGTTAAAATAGTTATCaaaagagataaagttcgggatctgattgatgttaagaGTTATTTAGAGCGACAATACTCAAAAATGATCTTCCTCACATTGATTGAAAGATCTGATGCATGCACACAGGCACACAACCCCGATATATTCACACATTGACAGATTTACAGTTGTAGTAGAGTCAATAACTACTTATGACCCCATTAGCAGCAATAACTGAATATAGAAAAAACATACAGAATCTCAGTTGAACctcttgtttgtgtgtttacagttgctgtaaatgtaaatcATAAGAGATTTTTAATGTTGTTGTCTTTCAGATAAGATCAGTGATTCGTGTTTGGATGGAGAAATAACGTCTTTATCATCAAAAGAGCGACAGACggcacaaactctttcctgcatcaccgATGAAGAGACATTgagctcacagagacatttagatAAAAATGCAGAACAAAAACTCTTGACCTccaccagatctgagatcagcttcactaccttacaaaaatataaacgtCATCATTCAAAAGtgcacagagagaagaagaagcagtttcACTGTCAGCAGTGTGGGAAGGATTTTGGCTACTTATATCAGCTAAAAgttcacatgaggacacacagtggTGAAAAGCCTTTctactgcactgaatgtggcaAATATTTCAGCACCAAAAAAAGTCTTGATAttcatcagagaattcacactggagaaaaaccttacgtctgctctcaatgtggaaagagcttctctgATTCAAGTAGTTTTAGAGTTCATCggagaattcatacaggagaGAAACCATACGAGTGTCCTAACTGTGAGAAGAGATTCAGCCAAAAACCTCATCTACAGAAACATGTGCGTATACACACCAATGAGAAAACGTATCAGTGCAGTCAATGTGGAAAAACCTTTAGGGATTCAGGTTCATTAAAATCACATCAGAATATTCACTCTGAGGAGAAACGCTAtcagtgttcacactgtgataaagGTTTCTGTCAGAAATATCTTCTGATTatccatgagagagttcacactggagaaaaaccttacgtttgctctcactgtggaaagagcttctctgATTCAAGTCATGTTAAAGTtcatcagagaattcatacaggagaAAAACCATACAAGTGTCCTCACTGTGAAAAGAGCTTCTCTGATTCAAGTACTTTTAAAgttcatcagagaattcacacaggagagAAACCATACAAGTGTCCTCACTGTGAAAAGAGATTCAGACAAAACTATCATCTGAAGTCACATATGCTTATACACACCAATGAAagaccgtatcagtgcagtAAATGTGACAAAACCTTTAAGGATTCACGTTCACTAAAAAAACATCAGAATATTCACTCTGAGGAGAAACGCTAtcagtgttcacactgtgataaagGTTTCGGTCAGAAATCTAGTCTGATAatccatgagagagttcacactggagaaaaaccttacgtctgctctcactgtggaaagagcttctctgattcaggtacttttaaagttcatcagagagttcatacaggagagaaaccatacgagtgtcctcactgtgagaagaAATTCAGCCAAAAACCTAATTTACAGACACATATGCGTATACACACCAATGAGAAACCGTATCAGTGCAGTCAAAGTGGAAAAAAACTTTAGGGATTCAGTTTCATTAAAATCACACCAGAATATTCACTCTGAGGAGAAACGCTAtcagtgttcacactgtgataaagGTTCCGGTCAGAAATCGAATCTGATTatccatgagagagttcacactggagaaaaaccttacgtctgctctcaaTGTGAAAAGAGCTTCTCTCATCCAAGTACTTTTAAAGCtcatcagagaattcatacaggagagaaacctcatcactgtactgtttgtgggaagagtttcagCAAAAAATGTAATCTAAAGAAACATGTGCGTATACACACCAATGAGAAACCATATCAGGTTTTAGTGAGACACCaaagaactcatacaggtgaaaaaccttacaaatgttctcagtgtgagaagacgtttACTAAGCCAGATTCCTTAAAAGCCCATTTGAGTG is a genomic window containing:
- the LOC129452981 gene encoding uncharacterized protein, whose amino-acid sequence is MDVMCCKSVGTDLSMLDIDDFITEISQLKKEVALLEIKLRLRGDEGLKREDGVCCESSGYVTVWNSSECLDSVWMSRDQSRTPQSLLDKLSEETSRHTQDSDLSLSLLSYTESKPTDAQDTTVCDSKQSLQEDQTSTESLDSVCNAGEQQQILQTTLKMSSVKPMDSGNLMMKMSRETTADEDHTEEDDDNHDNFIPSDKISDSCLDGEITSLSSKERQMAQTLSCITDEETLSSQRLLDRNAEQKLLTSTRSEISFTTLQKSKRHHSKVHREKKKKKHFHCQQCGKDFGFLSRLKIHVRTHSGEKPFYCTECGKYFSTKQHLDFHQGIHTGEKPYECPHCEKRFNQKHCLNRHMRIHTNERPYQCSQCGKTFKNSGALKSHQNIHSEEKRYQCSHCDKGFSQKYNLIIHERIHTGEKPYVCSHCGKSFSDSSTFKVHQRVHTGEKPYKCPHCEKRFRQNQNLRTHLYIHTNETPYQCSECDKTFKDSRSLKKHQNIHSEEKLYQCSHCDKGFGLKYLLIIHERVHTGEKPYECPHCEKRFSRKHHLKSHMLKHTNERPYQCSQCDKTFKDSRSLKRHQNIHSEEKLYQCSHCDKGFCHKSSLIIHERVHTGQKPYFCSHCEKSFTHPSSFEAHQRVHTGEKPYICSQCGKSFTNLSHFKVHQRIHTGEKPYICSQCGKSFNNLSHFKVHLRIHTGEKPYVCSHCGKRFKNSTELRVHQRVHTGEKPHHCTVCGKSFSYRQSLVRHLRTHTGEKPYKCSQCEKTFTNPDSLKAHLRVHT
- the LOC141349188 gene encoding uncharacterized protein, giving the protein MCSVNPMDSGNLMRRETTADEDHTEEDDDNHDDFIPSDKISDSCLDGEITSLSSKERQTAQTLSCITDEETLSSQRHLDKNAEQKLLTSTRSEISFTTLQKYKRHHSKVHREKKKQFHCQQCGKDFGYLYQLKVHMRTHSGEKPFYCTECGKYFSTKKSLDIHQRIHTGEKPYVCSQCGKSFSDSSSFRVHRRIHTGEKPYECPNCEKRFSQKPHLQKHVRIHTNEKTYQCSQCGKTFRDSGSLKSHQNIHSEEKRYQCSHCDKGFCQKYLLIIHERVHTGEKPYVCSHCGKSFSDSSHVKVHQRIHTGEKPYKCPHCEKSFSDSSTFKVHQRIHTGEKPYKCPHCEKRFRQNYHLKSHMLIHTNERPYQCSKCDKTFKDSRSLKKHQNIHSEEKRYQCSHCDKGFGQKSSLIIHERVHTGEKPYVCSHCGKSFSDSGTFKVHQRVHTGEKPYECPHCEKKFSQKPNLQTHMRIHTNEKPYQCSQSGKKL